A region of uncultured Carboxylicivirga sp. DNA encodes the following proteins:
- a CDS encoding AMP-binding protein translates to MKQHHPIILKIVKVLFGWLRAILSLRYTIEVKGEEVFEQKSPKLILPNHQAIMDPIVLFAHLYKYTTAVPVVTSGYYDMPLAKTMFSSWGAVRVSDLEAGSRNTNVLEEIVHSVNHGFALKKNIVIYPSGQIATQGYEKILNKQSAYRVVKELPQDVEVIAARIRGFWGSRWSKAWTGKSPGFFGMILKTIGFLLINLIFFMPRRKITIEFENISEKAKTNSQIGKSEFNTFLEETYNIHGEEPVNYLKSHFLASKLNRNLPTRIKDALKKVKSKRKETEEDTIPSDTLKLVCLCVGEILDIPSEQIKETDYLQVDLGADSLNLVEILSEVENNFPTFSAPQITEIRTIADLCMAAMGKFQSDSDLPECNLDQNLTQIENIKINPHRSISDLFVNTFSKHKGDPFTYDAMLGSVNRKEFFLKTCVVAELIKDKVPEKHVGIMLPALQSTTLLIGACYLAGKIPVMLNWTVGNKVLEHCIETAEVKNILSAGAFIDKIKEMLPESIHSKLILLEKEIPNIDILTKLKGVIKSYFPSLIQINEPDETAVILFTSGSEALPKAVPLTHKNIVSDLAGAFDMIDINNNEVFLSFLPPFHSFGFTVLSILPLISGIKVAYTSNPTDAREVLRVLKHVQANILIGTPGFLKLLLSQGTPYFFKSIKYAISGAEAMPLELKEKFENMTQNALILEGYGITECSPVISLNPLELQKINSVGKLLPGLSGLIVDIETGKKMAPNETGMIYISGDNVFAGYLNQPELKPFKTIDGKQYYKTGDLGYFDDDGYLFITGRLKRFIKIAGEMISLPFIEQILLEKYGKEDEQVLAIEGSDKTTPADIVLFTTEEIDLVEANNYLIANGVAPIAKIRRIEKVDEIPLLGTGKINYRTLKERVEK, encoded by the coding sequence ATGAAGCAACATCATCCAATTATATTGAAAATAGTCAAGGTACTTTTTGGTTGGTTAAGAGCCATATTAAGCCTTCGTTATACAATTGAGGTGAAAGGTGAAGAAGTTTTCGAACAGAAATCCCCCAAGCTGATTCTGCCCAACCATCAGGCAATAATGGACCCTATTGTACTTTTTGCTCATTTGTATAAATACACAACAGCTGTTCCGGTAGTAACATCCGGATATTATGATATGCCACTGGCTAAAACCATGTTTTCGTCATGGGGTGCAGTTCGGGTAAGCGATCTGGAAGCTGGTAGTCGTAACACCAATGTATTGGAAGAGATTGTTCATTCTGTGAATCATGGGTTTGCTCTTAAAAAAAATATTGTAATCTATCCCAGCGGTCAGATTGCAACTCAGGGGTATGAAAAGATTCTGAACAAACAAAGTGCCTACCGGGTAGTAAAAGAATTACCTCAGGATGTTGAAGTGATAGCAGCACGCATAAGAGGATTTTGGGGTAGTCGATGGTCAAAGGCATGGACAGGTAAATCGCCTGGTTTCTTTGGAATGATATTGAAAACAATTGGCTTTCTTCTGATCAACCTAATCTTCTTTATGCCACGAAGAAAGATTACCATCGAATTTGAAAACATTTCAGAAAAAGCAAAAACAAACAGTCAGATAGGTAAATCAGAGTTCAATACATTTTTAGAAGAGACTTATAATATACATGGAGAAGAACCGGTTAATTATCTCAAATCACATTTCCTGGCATCTAAACTTAACCGTAATTTACCAACCAGAATAAAAGATGCGCTGAAAAAAGTTAAATCCAAAAGAAAAGAGACGGAAGAAGATACAATTCCTTCAGACACATTAAAATTGGTATGCTTATGTGTTGGTGAAATTCTGGATATCCCATCAGAACAAATTAAAGAAACTGACTATTTACAGGTTGATCTGGGTGCTGACTCTTTGAATCTTGTGGAGATATTGTCGGAAGTAGAAAATAATTTCCCTACTTTTTCGGCTCCTCAGATAACCGAAATACGCACTATTGCTGATTTGTGTATGGCAGCAATGGGTAAATTTCAGAGTGATTCAGATCTGCCTGAATGTAATCTGGATCAGAATCTAACTCAGATCGAAAACATTAAAATTAATCCTCACAGAAGTATATCAGATCTTTTTGTGAACACTTTCAGCAAACATAAAGGTGATCCGTTTACTTACGATGCTATGTTAGGATCTGTAAACCGAAAGGAATTCTTTTTAAAAACATGCGTAGTAGCTGAATTAATAAAAGACAAAGTACCCGAAAAGCATGTGGGCATTATGTTACCTGCTTTACAAAGTACCACCTTGCTGATTGGAGCCTGTTATCTGGCTGGTAAGATTCCGGTAATGCTTAACTGGACTGTTGGTAATAAAGTGCTTGAACACTGCATAGAAACCGCTGAGGTTAAAAATATCCTTTCTGCCGGAGCATTTATTGATAAGATAAAGGAAATGTTGCCAGAAAGTATCCATTCGAAGTTGATTCTTTTGGAAAAAGAAATTCCGAATATTGACATCTTAACAAAACTGAAAGGTGTTATTAAATCATATTTTCCATCGTTAATACAAATCAACGAACCCGATGAAACAGCCGTAATACTGTTTACTTCAGGAAGTGAAGCTTTGCCCAAAGCAGTTCCGTTAACACACAAAAATATTGTAAGTGATCTGGCTGGCGCTTTTGACATGATAGACATAAACAATAACGAGGTTTTTCTTTCATTTCTGCCACCTTTTCATAGTTTTGGTTTTACGGTTCTAAGTATTTTACCACTGATTTCAGGAATTAAAGTGGCCTACACATCTAATCCCACAGATGCACGAGAGGTACTAAGGGTTCTCAAGCATGTACAAGCTAATATTCTTATTGGTACACCTGGTTTTCTTAAGTTACTACTTTCACAGGGAACACCATACTTTTTTAAATCGATAAAATATGCCATCTCAGGTGCAGAAGCGATGCCTCTGGAACTAAAGGAAAAATTCGAAAACATGACTCAAAATGCGCTAATATTAGAAGGTTATGGTATTACAGAATGTTCACCGGTTATTTCATTGAATCCTTTAGAATTGCAAAAAATAAATAGTGTAGGGAAATTGTTACCCGGATTATCAGGCTTAATTGTAGATATTGAAACCGGAAAGAAAATGGCTCCCAACGAAACCGGTATGATATACATCAGCGGAGATAATGTTTTTGCCGGATATCTGAATCAACCGGAACTAAAACCTTTTAAAACCATTGATGGCAAACAGTATTACAAAACGGGTGATTTAGGTTATTTTGATGATGATGGATACCTGTTTATAACAGGACGTCTGAAGCGGTTTATTAAGATCGCTGGAGAAATGATCAGTCTTCCGTTTATAGAACAGATTCTGCTAGAGAAATATGGAAAAGAAGATGAGCAGGTATTGGCTATTGAAGGAAGTGATAAGACTACGCCTGCTGATATAGTATTGTTTACCACCGAGGAAATTGACCTGGTAGAGGCTAATAATTATTTAATAGCCAATGGAGTTGCGCCTATTGCCAAAATCAGAAGGATTGAAAAGGTGGATGAGATTCCATTACTGGGAACAGGGAAAATTAATTATCGAACACTGAAAGAAAGAGTTGAGAAATAA
- a CDS encoding PrsW family glutamic-type intramembrane protease, with protein sequence MNLILIASAPVLIILFYIYYRDKYEKEPFGLLIKSLIAGMIICIPIIIGEQWTSSFLIPLKTNQMTNAFLDAFFVASFWEEAFKLTAVMLLVWRNKNFNERFDGIVYAVLVSLGFALIENIMYVLNTDNGIQTGLARAFTAVPAHAMFGVMMGYHLGLARFISKKQTYHLINAFFYPFLFHGIYDFILMSQNKWLLLTFAPLMVYLYIRIKKRLLQHSEDSVFKPIN encoded by the coding sequence ATGAATCTTATTTTAATAGCCTCAGCACCTGTTTTAATCATACTCTTTTATATCTATTACCGCGACAAATACGAAAAAGAACCTTTTGGACTATTGATTAAATCGCTGATTGCAGGAATGATCATTTGCATCCCCATTATTATTGGTGAACAATGGACCAGTTCTTTTCTAATACCACTTAAAACCAACCAGATGACAAATGCTTTTCTAGATGCTTTTTTTGTAGCATCATTTTGGGAAGAGGCTTTCAAATTGACTGCCGTTATGCTTTTGGTTTGGCGAAACAAAAATTTTAATGAACGTTTTGATGGCATTGTTTATGCTGTTCTTGTATCGCTTGGTTTTGCATTGATTGAAAACATCATGTATGTATTAAACACCGACAATGGCATTCAAACAGGTTTAGCAAGAGCCTTTACCGCAGTGCCGGCTCATGCCATGTTTGGTGTTATGATGGGATATCATCTTGGCCTGGCTCGTTTTATCAGTAAAAAACAAACTTATCATTTGATCAATGCATTTTTCTATCCATTTCTGTTTCACGGTATTTACGATTTTATTCTGATGTCACAAAACAAATGGTTATTACTGACATTCGCCCCTCTGATGGTATATCTCTATATCCGAATCAAAAAAAGATTATTACAGCACTCCGAAGATTCAGTGTTTAAACCCATAAATTAG
- a CDS encoding DUF2339 domain-containing protein, with the protein MIDLIKKHWITSLGILFLFSAFTYFLKIAFENGWFPPEIRVLSGFAIGVTLLFSGFTYYRKSALYTCQILAGSGISIIYATFTYVAFTNDLNWPYNVMLISVLALSALTTLISYKYELRGLIFISVLGGLLSPILMKAEAKHDMVLFSYVLIINLGSLYVSIAKKWQELRIMTFIATVLVYATYYIYFDPTSWGRPFFYAATLFMVYMGGIIFASHKEKDQFTGWNLYLSLLNAMLFIFWSIYILGSFDITFTVPLLVVGFTFMIASVFVYILSGRNIFPGLIYVCLGLVLFAISAANIKPMNIYGMEYVVTTLLWFMVITGAYSIGQFVKSYELRYVSYAAWMMLIIYWFTVAWDVQWITIWGIRYIPFINAGAFTWMILAAFGFYMGKKEQKDNPVLSNLFAIVSNVIVAALFTVQIRNIWTAYNIDHFSRPLAISISYIVYALLIFLWGAHTKAKTFRILGTIVILFTSAKVFFWDLSGSANISKMIFLMIIGLLTLGIAHINKRWLDKEEKDLPEHSEKTDANTEKA; encoded by the coding sequence ATGATTGACCTGATAAAAAAGCATTGGATTACGTCACTGGGAATTCTGTTTTTGTTTTCGGCATTTACATATTTCCTGAAAATAGCTTTCGAAAACGGATGGTTTCCTCCTGAGATTCGCGTCCTTTCGGGCTTTGCCATTGGAGTTACCCTGCTCTTCAGCGGATTTACCTATTACCGCAAAAGCGCTCTCTACACATGTCAGATTCTGGCAGGCTCAGGCATCAGCATTATTTATGCAACTTTTACCTATGTGGCCTTCACCAATGATTTGAACTGGCCCTACAACGTAATGTTGATTTCTGTTCTGGCTCTTTCGGCACTTACTACACTAATCAGTTATAAATACGAACTGAGAGGTTTGATATTTATTAGTGTATTGGGCGGATTACTTTCTCCAATCCTAATGAAGGCTGAGGCAAAACACGACATGGTTCTGTTCAGCTATGTACTAATCATTAATCTTGGATCGCTTTATGTGAGTATTGCAAAAAAATGGCAGGAACTACGCATAATGACTTTTATAGCAACCGTTTTGGTTTATGCTACCTATTACATCTATTTCGATCCAACTTCGTGGGGCAGACCGTTTTTCTATGCTGCAACATTGTTTATGGTTTATATGGGTGGAATCATTTTTGCTTCTCATAAAGAAAAAGATCAGTTCACAGGCTGGAACCTCTATTTGAGTTTGCTAAATGCGATGTTGTTTATCTTCTGGTCGATTTATATTCTTGGAAGTTTTGACATCACGTTTACGGTTCCTTTGCTGGTAGTTGGCTTTACCTTTATGATTGCCTCCGTATTTGTGTATATTCTATCGGGTAGAAACATCTTTCCGGGACTGATATATGTTTGCTTAGGTTTGGTTCTATTTGCTATTTCGGCAGCCAACATCAAACCTATGAACATATACGGAATGGAGTATGTTGTAACCACACTTCTTTGGTTTATGGTCATTACAGGAGCATACTCCATTGGTCAGTTTGTAAAATCATACGAACTACGATATGTTAGCTATGCAGCCTGGATGATGCTTATTATTTACTGGTTCACCGTAGCATGGGATGTACAATGGATTACCATTTGGGGAATCAGGTATATACCTTTTATTAATGCGGGTGCATTTACCTGGATGATTCTGGCTGCATTTGGTTTCTACATGGGTAAAAAGGAACAGAAGGATAATCCGGTACTGAGTAACCTGTTTGCCATTGTATCCAATGTTATTGTAGCGGCGCTATTTACTGTTCAGATACGTAATATATGGACAGCCTATAACATTGATCATTTCAGCAGACCATTGGCAATTTCAATCTCTTACATTGTTTATGCTTTGTTGATATTCCTTTGGGGAGCACATACAAAAGCAAAAACATTCAGAATATTGGGAACAATCGTAATCCTATTCACATCAGCCAAAGTATTTTTCTGGGATCTGTCAGGATCAGCCAACATCAGTAAAATGATTTTCCTTATGATTATTGGCTTACTGACTCTTGGAATCGCACATATCAATAAGCGCTGGCTCGACAAGGAAGAAAAAGATCTTCCTGAACATTCAGAAAAAACTGATGCTAATACTGAAAAAGCCTAA
- the arfB gene encoding alternative ribosome rescue aminoacyl-tRNA hydrolase ArfB → MTELELKNRDFTSELNFSSSRSGGPGGQNVNKVNSKVELRFHIESSQLLNEHEKSILLHKLANKLNQEGELILTAQTERSQLRNKLIVTERFYHLLAAALTPKKKHKPTRPTKSSVEKRLNSKKKQAEKKANRRFTS, encoded by the coding sequence ATGACTGAGTTAGAACTTAAAAACAGAGACTTTACATCAGAGCTTAATTTTTCATCATCCCGCAGTGGTGGACCCGGTGGACAGAATGTAAACAAAGTCAATTCAAAAGTAGAATTACGATTTCATATTGAATCATCACAGCTATTGAATGAGCATGAAAAGTCGATACTGCTTCATAAGCTGGCCAACAAACTCAATCAGGAAGGCGAATTGATATTAACAGCTCAAACAGAACGTTCACAATTAAGAAATAAACTGATTGTAACCGAACGATTCTATCATTTGTTGGCTGCTGCTCTAACTCCAAAGAAAAAACACAAACCAACACGCCCAACAAAATCATCGGTTGAAAAAAGATTAAACAGCAAAAAAAAGCAAGCAGAGAAAAAAGCCAACAGGCGGTTTACATCTTAA
- a CDS encoding MFS transporter — MEHSKFRWIPLFITNFLGVLNDNYLKYLIIYIGITWNTYEKEFILSLASALFVVPYILFSPIAGKLARDHSKAKIIQRAKLFEIPIMIISAIGFMSHNMIIAMTGVFLMGLQSALFSPAKYGIIRDIGGKEGIPYGTGAMEMLTFLGVLIGTYSAGVISDTVYNESLASYRTIIVCTTIILIAIIGWLTSLKINPKESVPDEEDPTSLNPFVFMKKSFLWSKKVKGLNLVILGLASFWAIGSLLQLNVILYGQDFLHLSDSETSIIMALVAIGIGAGCYFTGVISNHKLKMYLVPIGGLGMGISVTLIYLLNPSTTLFTILIILTAFFAGIFKIPLNSFIQSKVKGRKLGEILAYNNLVLFSFILIASGIFFIVSKSTNSVTVFATIAGIIWLITIITWLKIPGSRQLNAEK, encoded by the coding sequence ATGGAACATTCTAAATTCAGATGGATACCTTTGTTTATCACCAATTTCTTGGGTGTACTAAACGACAATTATCTGAAATACCTGATCATATACATTGGAATAACATGGAATACGTACGAAAAAGAATTCATACTTTCTCTGGCTTCGGCCCTTTTTGTTGTACCCTACATTCTGTTCTCGCCTATTGCAGGAAAGTTAGCAAGAGATCATTCAAAGGCTAAAATTATTCAAAGAGCCAAATTATTTGAAATCCCTATTATGATAATTTCTGCAATTGGATTCATGAGTCACAATATGATTATTGCCATGACAGGAGTGTTTTTAATGGGGTTGCAAAGTGCTCTTTTTTCTCCCGCTAAATATGGTATCATTAGAGATATTGGGGGTAAAGAAGGTATACCATATGGAACCGGAGCTATGGAAATGTTGACCTTTCTGGGGGTTCTAATCGGAACTTACTCAGCAGGTGTAATTTCAGACACTGTTTATAATGAATCCTTAGCTTCTTACAGAACAATTATAGTATGCACAACCATTATTTTAATTGCGATAATAGGATGGTTAACCAGTTTAAAAATCAATCCTAAAGAATCGGTTCCTGATGAAGAAGACCCCACATCATTAAATCCTTTTGTTTTCATGAAGAAGTCCTTTCTCTGGAGTAAAAAAGTGAAAGGATTAAATCTTGTTATTCTTGGATTGGCATCATTCTGGGCTATTGGATCCCTTTTACAACTTAATGTAATTCTGTATGGTCAGGATTTCCTTCATCTATCTGATTCAGAAACCAGTATTATAATGGCTCTTGTTGCCATTGGTATTGGTGCAGGTTGCTATTTTACAGGTGTTATTTCAAACCATAAACTAAAAATGTATCTGGTACCCATTGGTGGATTAGGAATGGGAATCAGTGTAACACTGATTTACCTTTTGAATCCATCAACAACATTGTTTACAATTTTAATTATTTTAACTGCTTTTTTTGCGGGAATCTTTAAAATACCATTGAATTCGTTTATTCAATCGAAAGTAAAAGGAAGAAAATTAGGGGAAATATTAGCCTATAATAATCTGGTTTTATTTAGTTTTATACTAATTGCATCAGGTATATTTTTTATTGTTAGTAAATCAACTAATTCTGTAACAGTATTTGCAACTATTGCTGGCATCATTTGGTTAATAACCATTATTACATGGTTGAAAATACCGGGTTCCAGACAATTAAATGCGGAAAAATAA